The bacterium genome segment TTTATCTCAATGTTGTTACCGACACTAAGAATCAGCCTTTCCGTGTATAGGTTTCCAAAGAGGTAGTTGTAATCCTTTGTAGGCATACCCATGTATTTTGCGTCGTAGTACAAAACAAGGTCGGATTTCGGCGGGGTCGTGAGCCCAGCGAAAATCTGAGCCACAGATGGGTCCACCGGCATCCAGCCATAGCCCGGAAGAAGGATCTCCGCCCACTGGTGCCCGGGCTGGTCGAGCCACGTGCAGGTTACGGTTCTTGCCGGTATCCCCAGACTCCTGCACATGGCGCAAAAGACGACGCTGAACTCGCCGCAGTCGCCTGAAAGGCGCTCGAAGGATTTTTCAGCGCCCCTTTCCTCAACGTCAGGGTATTTGTAGAGCATGTTTGCGATGACCCAGTCGAAGATCAGTCTTGCCTCGTTATATGGATTGGTCTCACTACCTGCCACCTCCTTAGCCTTGGCTTTGATTTCATCCGTGAGTTCAATCCATGGCTCCGATTTAGTGTACCTCTTGAACTCCTCGGATGCGGTATCATAAGGCTCTATATTCGACGGATCAACATCGGTCACGACCTCCGATCTTGTGAACGTGAAATCGTAATAAAAGCTGAACTCTTCCTTGTTCTTGAAATCCGTAACCCTCCAGAATACAGTTCTATTGCCGCTAAGAGTGTCTTCAACAATCTCATAAGGTTCCGGATTAATTTCGTTCACGGTTACAACCTGTCCTCTGTGCTGGGGCGGGAGGGTAACCCACAATCGGAGCTCTGCTGAATCCTCGACAACTTCCGGAATATCCACGAACGCCCAGAATCGGCCATTATCCGTCGTCGTGACCGCTTCAGGCAGCTCGGTCGAGCAGCCTGAAAATAAAAGTGAACTAAAGATCAATAGATACATCTTTTTCATAATTATCTCCAATTTTTTTCGAGATTTACAATGGTGATGACGAAATCGGCTCGTAAAGGTTACAAAAAGCCGCTCTCTCGGGCGGCCTCAAAACCTGAAGACGTTACTATCCGCCCTGGAGTTTAGCCAGGCGTTCCCGGGCAAACCCCAAGGAATTCTGGAAATCTATACCCGATTCGATAACTATCTCGAATTCCTTTTTCGCCGTATCTGGTTTACCTTTCTTCTGATAGCATTCACCAAGCAAGTTATGCGCCCATGCGTCCATTACCGGTTTGGTGCTGGCGCCTTTTCCGGCAATACTCCTAATGAGTACGGCTACGGCTTCGTCTATCCTGTCCTGGGCAAGATAGCACCTTCCCAGGTCAAACAACGC includes the following:
- a CDS encoding transglutaminase domain-containing protein, producing the protein MKKMYLLIFSSLLFSGCSTELPEAVTTTDNGRFWAFVDIPEVVEDSAELRLWVTLPPQHRGQVVTVNEINPEPYEIVEDTLSGNRTVFWRVTDFKNKEEFSFYYDFTFTRSEVVTDVDPSNIEPYDTASEEFKRYTKSEPWIELTDEIKAKAKEVAGSETNPYNEARLIFDWVIANMLYKYPDVEERGAEKSFERLSGDCGEFSVVFCAMCRSLGIPARTVTCTWLDQPGHQWAEILLPGYGWMPVDPSVAQIFAGLTTPPKSDLVLYYDAKYMGMPTKDYNYLFGNLYTERLILSVGNNIEINHPELGISRTFHFMQPGGLISYPLSIETIGLPSKTTFSQAYVFGGKKSDVGYAKRQAKKYKAIIVE
- a CDS encoding tetratricopeptide repeat protein translates to MPPAFDAEGVSTKPIQTGFYVFGEHSRDIDFAQNLATQKMAPSYISAGEYDKAEKGLLSKLENNPEDAQALFDLGRCYLAQDRIDEAVAVLIRSIAGKGASTKPVMDAWAHNLLGECYQKKGKPDTAKKEFEIVIESGIDFQNSLGFARERLAKLQGG